A section of the Papio anubis isolate 15944 chromosome 4, Panubis1.0, whole genome shotgun sequence genome encodes:
- the LOC103881521 gene encoding beta-glucuronidase-like, whose amino-acid sequence MARMASGASRRASRRASRTSRVTSREMQGSSRAALRPVDGGPGRSRKCGLWGCLTPGRHSGRSCGTAPWRCRAECYTPERGRCGSATSWRPLELRRRLLRHQSGPTLDMPVPSSFNDIGQDWWLRHFVSQV is encoded by the exons ATGGCGAGGATGGCCTCAGGCGCGTCACGTCGCGCGTCACGTCGCGCGTCACGTACGTCGCGCGTCACGTCGCGCGAGATGCAGGGCTCCTCCCGCGCTGCTCTTAGACCCGTAGACGGCGGCCCAGGGAGGAGCAGGAAGTGTGGTCTGTGGGGCTGCCTGACACCTGGTAGGCACTCGGGCCGCTCTTGTGGGACTGCGCCCTGGCGCTGCAGGGCTGAATGTTATACCCCCGAGAGAGGCCGTTGCGGGAGCGCAACGAGCTGGAGGCCTCTGGAGCTTCGGCGCCGACTTCTTCGACATCAG TCGGGCCCCACCCTGGACATGCCGGTTCCTTCCAGCTTCAACGACATTGGCCAGGACTGGTGGCTGCGGCATTTTGTCAGCCAGGTGTAG